The genomic window tggttggggctgaaggTAGCTGGAGTACATTGGCATCTTAGCATAGCAAAGCTAAATGGGAATTTCACCCGGGTATGTGCAAATGATTTGAATCCCGTCTTTCTGTTGTGACACGTGAGGTGGGGGGCAGGGCACCTGCACAGATTATCCCTGGGGGAGGCAAGTGTGCTCTTGTGCAGCTCATGCATGAATCAAGACACCTGAGTGCTTGGGGCTTGTAAACCAGCACGAAAATCTTTCCCTCCCTAGAACCAGCACAAAATGCTTGGGATTAAATAATTATAAGGGTGCGTTTTGGTATACTCTACTTACAGTGTGCTTTACCGAAGAGGTTTGGCCTAAAGAGCCCTGTATTCTTCATTCTTTCCATTAGCCAGGCGTGGTCTACACCTGACAAAAGCCTGCCATAGTCATCGTCACTGAGAACGCGAGCCTGTAGGGTTTGTTCTTTGGCCCTCTCCAAAAAGACAAAAGAGCTGCTGCTAGAGTTCAAAAATGAAGGACTCCCCGATTCAGAAAAACTGCTGGAAAAGTGGGCTGCTTTGTGCCACGATTTCAGAGAGGAGCTTGAACTGTGACTGCTGCTCAACATGTTCCTTAGCTTTTCACCGTCATCTTCTTCCGTTGTAGCACAGTCACTGGACTGGTTGACTAATGGCTGGTTCTTTGTCCCCAAAGGAGAATTTGTGGCCCCAGAGCTGTGATGTGGTTGATCTCTTGCTATGCAGACATCACTAAGATGACCTGCTGGCTTCTTTCCACATTCACTAGCAAATTCACAATCTTCTGTTGTCTCTGCTTGTGGGTCAATTTCAGATACTCCAGTGGAGCTTTGTGGAGGCACTGCAGAGTTCGATTTATTAATCCAATTTTGAACAAAGCGGTCACGTTCCAGTTTGGGCATGCTGCTATTGATGGAGGCAGGTGTCCTCCTGGCACCAGGCAGGTGTGAATTCATCTGTGCATCTTCAGTAGTGTCTACTGTTTCTCCTTCTGGGTCAACAAATGGCCAACAATGTCTAGATATTGATTCTATTATATTTTCTGTGCTTCCTTTCCCAATGCTGCACAGATTATGGTTAGAAATGGCACCGGAGCCCTTGGTCCTGGAATCCATTAATGAAGATGGGATAATGGGATCTTGTTCAGAAGTGGGACTCAAAAAATCATTACTATTTTGGAGGTTGCTGCTACTGGTTTCTCTGAGTGACTGCTTCAAATCATTCTCTGCTCCCTCTATGTGCTCTTCTCTGAGATTTGGGTATGATTCTGTTACTCTGTGAGTCCTGCCTATATTATTCTGATAGGGATGTGTTATGGAGCCACAACAGTCATTCTGAGGCTCTTGAAGAGAGAGCTGATGAGTTTTGGAAAACAGTACACATGGATCTGGCTTTTGGCAGTTCTCTTCAGCATCTTCGGTCAAAGCTGCAGAACATTCTTGCTCCTTACCTCCAGTAGCCTTTTGTTTCTGTACCTTATTTTGGGGCAGTTCATTTTCATTGCAGTCAATCTCCTCCCAACTAGTAAAGGAACTAGATTTGGAGAATTTGCTCCAAGATCTCAATGAACTGGAACTTTCACTCCTGTTATGAGAATTACTTGAAATACCACCAGTGTGTCTTTGACTTCTTTCTGAAGGAATGCACTCTACCTCTTCATCAAGGGCAGTGGCATGGAATAATTTCTGCCGCGTCTGCTCCTTAAAACCCTCAcgatttttccttcctttttgtgAAAGCGAGATCTTTGCAGAGTCTTTCCCATGATGTGATCTTTCTTCAGTGGTACACATGGTGTCCATATTTTTGGTTTCCGTTTTCAAAGCTGTTATACAGGCTCCTGTTTGGCTTCCTGGTTTCATCTTGTAGCTGTGGCAAACACTTCCATAAACTTCACAGACTGCTGCATGATGCTGGGAATACATTTCGAGGACTTTCTTGAAGCTCAATTCACCGTTCACAATTGACTTTCCAACACCAGTTTTGTAGCTATCTGGAATGTAGGACTTGGCATCTGAGTTACGGAACTCCTGCACATTTAAGTGCTCTTTAACTAACATGACAAGGCATATGATATCCTTGGCAAGCTGTTCTTTGTCCTGCTCTTCAGCATGCGGCAAATAACTATAAGCATACAGCTTCTGTAAGGCTTCCTGGCACAACTTATTCACTTGACTAAGTCTCTCGCTCTCACCATAGAGCCTCTGGTGCACTTTTGTAAGGCAGAAAGCTGCCTTGATAAAACTGTGGAGCTCCTGTTTGCTGGTGACTGGTTCTTTGTCCTTCTTACTAAGGAGACCAATTTCAAAGGACTCCTTTGCTTCGGACAAATAAAACTTCTGCTTTGCGGAAGGGCATTCACTTGAATGGCTGTAAGACAGCAAACACATTCCACGGATATTCTGTAAAAAAACAAGTACAGCTGAAATGAACAGGATCTTACAGATTTGTGCATCAAATTTGAAACTCAGATCCTAAAAATAAAGAATCCTCGAATTTTAATTCACACCACGACAAAGGTTCTGAGAATACAGCTTTTTCTAAATGACTTTCAAGTACAATTACTTGTCTTTTCTGTGTTTGATCAATTATGCTTGAGTTAAACTTGTTACTCAATGAAGGAACACTGAGCAGGTTTGTTCTGAGATATCTAGCAAAAAAATCCATGCTAGAATTGTGCGTTTGTTAACGGGATTTTCAGTATAAAACTTTGCAAAGCCTATTAATCTGAGGGATTGATATGTCTATGATGTTCGGTGGGACTGAGGTAGGTTGGGGAGCAGAAAGAAGCTATATTCTCAAAACCTTTGGAACATAATCCACAGATAAGTGGGGTATAAAGTACACTTCTTCTGCCAAATTCTTTCCTGAAGATACCCCCCTCTTTCCCAAAGAACCAAAAGATAGATTGTATAACTAGAAGCCTTTACCTCTTTATTATCCAACAAGTTTCCAGTTAAATCAATGGGACGTTAAAGGGGTATGAATGATAGGCAACCGTAAATGGTTTGTAGTAAGCAACTGCTCCAAATGAACAGGTTTAACAGCATAAAAGCCAGATGGCATTTCACTTGCACCACAACTTTTCATTTGCACTGCATCTGAATTTGGAATGCACATCCTGGTTTTACATGCACACAGCAACATATTGCAGTAGTAGATGGCAGTGAATAATCTTcagcacaggaaaaaaataagaatattgGGTATCACACTTACGACTGCTGTTAGCACAAACAGTGGTGTGAACTGGCTGAAGGCCGCTGCTAACTTGCACGCTTCAGCAGCTGAAAGTAAACGGTGGTCAAACTCTTTCAGAAGATTCTGTTGAAACGGCAGGAAGGAAATGTTAAGTTTAGGCAGATTGCTGTCTGTTCATCTCTGTGTAGATAGGTGTGCAtatgtaaggtaaaaaggtaa from Lacerta agilis isolate rLacAgi1 chromosome 9, rLacAgi1.pri, whole genome shotgun sequence includes these protein-coding regions:
- the ALPK1 gene encoding alpha-protein kinase 1; translated protein: MDNQRTMAALLQECKQMLDQISPEVQHQSKRDESRHQQYRALLPDDLRTLIEEAKEMKWPFVPEKWQYKQAVDLEDKINLKDVINARLHELLVCLKASITTSDYVTAAAIVFLIDRFLYWVDGSSQLLRIAKRLHELQPTTPIAPQLVIRQARVSVNSGKLLKAEYILSSLINDNGATGVWKYSKESDRILVQAVCVQIRGQIFQKLGMWYEAAELIWASILGYFTLPQPDKKGIATSLGILADIFVSMSENDYSQFKDNYQFHLNLLKEFDHRLLSAAEACKLAAAFSQFTPLFVLTAVNIRGMCLLSYSHSSECPSAKQKFYLSEAKESFEIGLLSKKDKEPVTSKQELHSFIKAAFCLTKVHQRLYGESERLSQVNKLCQEALQKLYAYSYLPHAEEQDKEQLAKDIICLVMLVKEHLNVQEFRNSDAKSYIPDSYKTGVGKSIVNGELSFKKVLEMYSQHHAAVCEVYGSVCHSYKMKPGSQTGACITALKTETKNMDTMCTTEERSHHGKDSAKISLSQKGRKNREGFKEQTRQKLFHATALDEEVECIPSERSQRHTGGISSNSHNRSESSSSLRSWSKFSKSSSFTSWEEIDCNENELPQNKVQKQKATGGKEQECSAALTEDAEENCQKPDPCVLFSKTHQLSLQEPQNDCCGSITHPYQNNIGRTHRVTESYPNLREEHIEGAENDLKQSLRETSSSNLQNSNDFLSPTSEQDPIIPSSLMDSRTKGSGAISNHNLCSIGKGSTENIIESISRHCWPFVDPEGETVDTTEDAQMNSHLPGARRTPASINSSMPKLERDRFVQNWINKSNSAVPPQSSTGVSEIDPQAETTEDCEFASECGKKPAGHLSDVCIARDQPHHSSGATNSPLGTKNQPLVNQSSDCATTEEDDGEKLRNMLSSSHSSSSSLKSWHKAAHFSSSFSESGSPSFLNSSSSSFVFLERAKEQTLQARVLSDDDYGRLLSGVDHAWLMERMKNTGLFRPNLFGKAHSALLLKFSKKSGLWAAQETAVYIGDYLSVAKKGRQRNAFWIHFLHQEETLGRYVGKEYKEEKELLHHFSDVERQMTAQYYVTEFNKRLCEQKILTQIFYIPSAVLLVLEGKSIQGCVSVEPYILGEFVKLSNNTKVVKLEYKATEYGLAYGHFCYEFSQGRDVVVDLQGWVTGNGKGLIYLTDPQIHSLSQKDASCLTNFGKKGICYFFNNQHTECNEICRRLSLTRPSAEKRNWL